One genomic region from Bufo bufo chromosome 3, aBufBuf1.1, whole genome shotgun sequence encodes:
- the LOC120994028 gene encoding zona pellucida sperm-binding protein 4-like, translating into MEWWKLVVIAAQILRALADNSHGLQELPEVQCGEENMQIIVPQHLKQNSTMKVLNWDGRDVKPQLPQKIVDAFVGVPEDTHFVLTLGLTKKQDGGKKVTVRKEMTCAVGIYLDSPIPSQCDSILRPDRLSCTSSQDSCETMGCCYDPADSITPCYYGNKVTARCTSDGLFSIALPNTLTVPPLNLTSVRLLQNGGPECNPTASNGYFLLYQFPISACGTTYKLVGDQAVYENQLVASKTLRTWNSIAITRDSTFRLLVRCSFAVSGLLPLKVDVVTLPPPPPVSSIGPINFELRISLDSSYFSYYTDSDYPVVKVLRDPVYVEVRILQRSDPNLVLVLHQCWSTPSPDPLSSIQWPILIDGCPFTGDNYMSDVIPVAPGSALPFPSYYSRFDVKTFTFVDQNTEMPLAGQVYIHCSASACVPSPSDNCATVCNRRKRSVYMLSNKSDVVLVSSDVPIYFDNSLPEMQNDREDIYGFRISQPGALINGAAIAMGFVAVVLLTLTTWALHRQRKSRSLLISKLPVTEKTVNIKTIFS; encoded by the exons ATGGAGTGGTGGAAGTTGGTGGTCATAGCTGCTCAGATACTGAGGGCTTTAGCTGACAACAGCCATGGCCTCCAAGAACTTCCAGAGGTACAATGTGGGGAGGAGAACATGCAGATCATCGTGCCCCAGCACCTGAAGCAAAATTCCACGATGAAGGTTTTAA actGGGATGGGAGAGATGTGAAACCCCAGTTACCACAGAAGATTGTTGATGCATTTGTAGGGGTACCAGAG GACACCCACTTTGTGTTGACTCTTGGGCTCACTAAGAAACAAGATGGTGGAAAGAAAGTCACTGTGAGGAAGGAGATGACTTGTGCTGTGGGAATCT acctTGACTCTCCAATTCCAAGCCAGTGTGATTCCATCCTAAGGCCAGACAGACTGAGCTGTACAAGTTCTCAGGACTCGTGTGAAACTATGGGCTGCTGCTATGATCCTGCTGACAGTATTACTCCATGCTACTATGGAAACAAAG TGACTGCCCGCTGCACATCAGACGGACTCTTCTCCATTGCCCTTCCAAACACCTTGACTGTGCCCCCGCTGAACCTGACCTCTGTGCGACTGCTCCAAAATGGTGGCCCAGAATGTAATCCAACAGCTAGCAATGGCTATTTCCTCCTCTACCAGTTCCCGATTTCTGCTTGTGGAACCACCTACAAG CTGGTTGGGGACCAAGCGGTGTATGAGAACCAGCTGGTGGCATCCAAAACCTTGAGGACCTGGAACAGTATAGCAATTACCAGAGACTCCACCTTCAG ATTATTGGTTCGCTGTAGTTTTGCAGTTAGCGGCTTACTCCCATTGAAAGTGGATGTAGTGACCCTACCACCCCCACCACCTGTGTCAAGTATAGGACCTATTAACTTTGAATTGAGAATCAGTTTAG ATTCCAGCTACTTCAGTTATTATACGGACTCTGATTATCCAGTGGtaaaagtcctgagggatccagtgTATGTGGAGGTCAGAATCTTGCAGAGAAGTGACCCGAATCTTGTCCTTGTCCTACACCAGTGCTGGTCCACGCCATCTCCTGACCCTCTGAGCAGCATCCAGTGGCCAATACTTATTGATGG GTGTCCATTCACTGGTGACAACTACATGTCTGATGTGATTCCTGTAGCTCCAGGTTCTGCTTTACCTTTCCCTTCTTATTACTCACGGTTTGATGTGAAGACTTTTACCTTTGTGGATCAGAACACAGAGATGCCTCTTGCAGGACAG GTATACATTCACTGCAGCGCTTCTGCCTGTGTCCCCTCTCCAAGTGACAACTGCGCTACCGTGTGTAACAGAC GTAAAAGATCTGTCTATATGTTAAGCAATAAGAGTGATGTGGTGCTGGTATCATCAGATGTTCCCATCTACTTCGACAACTCTCTGCCAGAGATGCAGAATGACAGGGAAG ACATCTACGGATTCAGAATTTCCCAGCCGGGGGCTCTGATAAACGGAGCAGCCATAGCCATGGGGTTTGTGGCAGTAGTTCTTCTGACCCTGACTACTTGGGCCCTGCACAGACAACGGAAATCCAGGTCTCTACTGATCAGCAAGTTACCTGTGACAGAAAAGACTGTAAATATCAAGACCATCTTCAGCTAA